One genomic segment of Deltaproteobacteria bacterium includes these proteins:
- the ychF gene encoding redox-regulated ATPase YchF — translation MGFSCGLIGLPNVGKSTIFNALTSTRVSAENYPFTTIEPNIGIVDVPDKRLEVLANIDHSEKKVPTTLKFIDIAGLVKGASKGEGLGNKFLSHIREADAIAYVVRCFVNKDIIHVEGSVDPVRDIDIINTELLLADLEAVEKRLDKASKSAKSGDRKLKEQADFFQRLSSHLAEGKKAITLNMDPEETKILSEITLLTAKPSMYIANVGEDGLSGNGKEADYIKLVEAEAKKEDAGIIVISGKLETELAELTSAERIDYLKAIGIERSGLDVMIENGYRLLNLLTFFTSGPKEARAWTIVNGTKAPQAAGKIHSDFERGFIKAEIISYDDYVRAGSDVKARELGLLRIEGKDYIMQEGDISHFRFNISK, via the coding sequence ATGGGTTTTAGCTGCGGTCTAATAGGACTTCCGAATGTTGGGAAATCAACCATTTTTAATGCATTAACTTCAACAAGAGTTTCTGCGGAGAACTATCCTTTTACAACCATCGAACCTAATATAGGTATAGTCGATGTTCCGGACAAAAGGCTTGAGGTTCTCGCAAATATAGATCACTCGGAGAAAAAGGTTCCCACCACGCTAAAATTTATTGATATTGCAGGACTTGTAAAAGGTGCTTCAAAAGGTGAGGGGCTCGGTAACAAATTTTTAAGCCACATCCGTGAGGCTGATGCAATTGCGTATGTTGTCAGATGCTTTGTAAATAAGGATATCATTCATGTAGAAGGCAGTGTGGATCCTGTCCGGGATATTGATATCATAAATACGGAACTTCTCCTTGCTGATCTTGAAGCTGTAGAGAAAAGACTTGATAAAGCGTCCAAATCAGCCAAGAGCGGCGACAGAAAATTAAAAGAACAGGCAGATTTTTTTCAAAGGCTTTCCAGCCATCTTGCAGAAGGAAAAAAAGCCATAACGCTCAACATGGATCCTGAGGAAACAAAGATTCTGTCGGAAATAACGCTGCTAACTGCAAAGCCCTCAATGTACATTGCAAATGTTGGAGAGGATGGACTTTCAGGCAATGGGAAAGAGGCTGATTATATAAAACTGGTTGAAGCAGAGGCAAAAAAAGAAGATGCTGGGATAATCGTTATATCAGGAAAACTCGAAACAGAGCTTGCAGAACTAACCTCTGCAGAGCGTATAGATTATTTAAAGGCGATTGGAATAGAGAGATCGGGGCTTGATGTTATGATAGAGAATGGATACAGACTATTAAACCTTTTAACCTTTTTCACATCAGGACCAAAAGAAGCCCGCGCTTGGACTATTGTAAATGGAACAAAAGCGCCACAGGCAGCGGGTAAAATACATTCGGACTTTGAAAGAGGCTTTATAAAAGCAGAGATTATTTCTTATGATGATTATGTTAGAGCAGGCTCAGATGTAAAGGCAAGAGAACTTGGGCTTTTGAGAATAGAAGGCAAAGATTACATCATGCAGGAAGGTGATATATCTCACTTCAGGTTTAACATTTCCAAATAA
- a CDS encoding CPBP family glutamic-type intramembrane protease, translated as MHKKFGVFIFITICFVSTYVIELIMILKGFSMTIEHGFTVLHSLSGMFMLAVITWIPAISAFATGEGLSSMDIRIGRLSTYIYSMFLIPACFILIYLVTWFLGIGHPDWQLTHFWHLSININHGTLNIPPPKFILPVLFLFTIFISPFIFSLFAFGEELGWRGYLLPKLMPLGKKKAYIIIGIIWGLWNAPMIFMGLDYPGHPVLGILMMILLTTSLGIYLNEMRLKHRSSVLASWIHGLINSQVYGVWLLLFPKVNPLIGGITGIVGIVIFFLLGILVVKRFSISHFPG; from the coding sequence ATGCATAAAAAATTTGGGGTTTTTATCTTTATCACAATTTGTTTCGTGAGCACATACGTGATAGAGCTGATAATGATCCTGAAAGGCTTCAGCATGACTATAGAACACGGGTTTACCGTTTTACATTCGTTATCCGGCATGTTCATGCTGGCGGTTATCACCTGGATTCCCGCGATATCCGCCTTTGCCACCGGAGAAGGACTCAGCAGTATGGATATCAGGATCGGCAGACTTTCCACGTACATTTACTCAATGTTTTTGATCCCGGCATGTTTCATCCTTATATACCTCGTAACGTGGTTTCTGGGCATCGGACACCCTGACTGGCAGCTTACACATTTCTGGCATCTGAGCATCAATATCAATCATGGTACCTTAAATATCCCTCCGCCCAAATTTATCCTGCCGGTACTTTTCCTGTTTACGATATTTATTTCTCCATTCATCTTCAGCCTGTTTGCTTTTGGTGAGGAGCTCGGGTGGCGCGGATATCTCCTGCCAAAACTCATGCCCCTGGGAAAAAAGAAGGCTTACATCATCATCGGGATCATCTGGGGACTATGGAATGCACCCATGATTTTTATGGGGCTTGATTATCCGGGACACCCGGTTCTTGGAATCCTGATGATGATTCTTTTAACTACTTCACTGGGCATATATCTCAACGAGATGAGGCTCAAACATCGCAGTTCTGTACTTGCGTCATGGATTCATGGACTTATAAACAGTCAGGTGTACGGTGTATGGCTCCTGTTATTCCCTAAAGTCAATCCTCTAATCGGAGGGATTACAGGGATCGTGGGGATCGTTATCTTTTTCTTGCTCGGGATACTCGTGGTGAAACGGTTTTCAATATCGCATTTTCCGGGTTAA
- a CDS encoding diacylglycerol kinase family lipid kinase gives MNEHLKTFAVVNLRSANGRTEKLWPDIERALSVAIGDLEFAFTTGRYTAPDITKKAIKSGFNRIIAVGGDGTLNEVLNGFFENDKPINRQAVLGVISMGTGADFIKTMGIPKPYRDAVKVIKNAKTMDMDTGKIKFVSHDGHETIRYFINIADAGIGGETVDRVNRTTKVFGGFISFLWGTIMTLITYKNKNITITLDNNKPYNTEISMLAIANCQFFGGGMHIAPKAVPDDGMFDIVTIGKAGFIDFIRNSSKIYKGTHINGPMVGYTHAIRVELTSKDRVLLDVDGEQPGMLPATFDILPKSINVIVP, from the coding sequence ATGAATGAGCATTTAAAAACATTTGCCGTTGTCAATCTCAGGTCCGCAAATGGAAGAACAGAAAAACTCTGGCCTGATATAGAACGGGCATTATCAGTGGCCATAGGCGATTTAGAATTTGCATTTACAACAGGACGGTACACAGCACCAGATATTACAAAGAAGGCCATAAAATCGGGCTTTAACCGTATTATAGCCGTTGGCGGTGATGGAACACTGAACGAAGTTTTAAATGGATTTTTTGAAAATGATAAACCGATAAACCGGCAGGCAGTCCTTGGAGTAATCTCAATGGGAACAGGGGCTGATTTTATAAAAACAATGGGTATACCAAAACCGTATCGGGATGCAGTGAAGGTTATAAAAAATGCAAAAACAATGGACATGGATACCGGTAAAATTAAATTCGTATCACACGACGGACATGAAACAATAAGGTATTTCATCAATATAGCAGACGCTGGTATTGGGGGTGAAACGGTGGACAGGGTAAACAGAACAACAAAGGTATTCGGCGGTTTTATTTCCTTTTTATGGGGAACTATCATGACGCTTATCACCTACAAGAATAAAAATATCACAATAACGCTTGATAACAACAAACCTTATAATACCGAGATCAGTATGCTTGCCATTGCTAATTGTCAGTTTTTCGGCGGGGGCATGCACATTGCTCCAAAGGCAGTACCGGACGACGGCATGTTTGATATTGTTACAATCGGCAAGGCAGGGTTCATAGATTTTATAAGAAACTCTTCAAAAATATATAAAGGCACGCACATAAACGGTCCTATGGTTGGCTATACACATGCGATTCGTGTGGAACTTACATCCAAAGACAGGGTATTGCTTGATGTTGACGGTGAACAGCCCGGTATGCTGCCTGCAACATTTGACATACTGCCAAAGAGCATAAATGTGATAGTCCCTTAA
- a CDS encoding MFS transporter: MENSKSAYSSYRWVVLLLFMFQVILTQFLWLNFAPIQPTIEKLLNITDFKFVLLLSVFNIFNLLLSLPVGAILDSKGFKFTVGVGSVIMAVAVLLRLRSDSYAWILAGQIGIAIAQPFIVNSGAKLASVWFNKNEEAIANGFASMAMFIGMIAALVITPIIIKSISLFHVIAIYDGVTVSGSLLFLLLAKDNPSMSISLQKERQAYHPIEAYKKLFKIKDMIILALIMFIGVGFFNGITNWLDKLLGPQGFTEEQSGIIVGILVAGGIVGAVVIPILSDLIKRRKPFLVTGTIAAGVFMYPLMQTTSYTTAIVLAAILGFLVISLLPIIFQMTIEVVGEKLTGSATGMLWVFGATGAIATIYTMEFIGEKTSDFRNGMWLLMAMFVIAFLLSLILKETYGRQHNIVPAKQ; this comes from the coding sequence ATGGAAAACAGTAAATCCGCTTATAGCTCATACAGATGGGTTGTACTTTTATTATTCATGTTTCAGGTCATTCTTACACAATTTTTGTGGCTCAATTTTGCCCCAATACAGCCTACCATCGAAAAACTGCTGAATATAACCGATTTTAAATTTGTCCTGCTCCTGTCGGTTTTCAATATATTCAACTTGCTGCTTTCACTGCCTGTAGGTGCTATTCTCGATTCAAAAGGATTTAAATTTACCGTGGGAGTTGGATCGGTCATCATGGCTGTTGCCGTGCTGCTCAGGCTTAGATCGGATAGTTATGCATGGATCCTTGCGGGTCAAATTGGTATTGCAATTGCCCAGCCTTTTATTGTGAACAGTGGCGCAAAGCTCGCATCCGTATGGTTTAATAAGAATGAAGAGGCCATTGCAAACGGTTTTGCTTCCATGGCTATGTTTATCGGCATGATAGCTGCTCTTGTCATTACCCCAATAATTATTAAATCCATAAGTCTATTCCATGTAATTGCTATATACGACGGTGTTACCGTATCGGGATCTCTATTATTCCTACTGCTGGCAAAGGATAACCCATCTATGAGTATATCGTTACAGAAGGAGAGACAGGCATACCATCCTATAGAAGCATACAAAAAACTTTTTAAAATTAAGGATATGATTATACTTGCACTGATCATGTTTATAGGAGTTGGTTTTTTTAACGGCATTACAAACTGGCTGGATAAGCTCTTAGGCCCTCAGGGGTTCACAGAAGAGCAAAGCGGTATCATAGTTGGTATCCTTGTTGCAGGCGGCATTGTTGGTGCAGTTGTTATCCCCATCCTGTCCGATCTGATTAAAAGAAGAAAGCCATTCCTTGTTACTGGAACAATAGCCGCCGGTGTTTTTATGTATCCTCTGATGCAAACAACAAGCTACACAACGGCAATCGTGCTTGCGGCAATCCTCGGGTTTTTAGTAATATCCCTCTTACCTATAATATTCCAGATGACCATAGAGGTTGTTGGAGAAAAGTTAACAGGCAGCGCAACCGGCATGTTATGGGTCTTTGGCGCAACCGGGGCAATAGCAACCATTTATACCATGGAGTTTATCGGGGAAAAAACATCCGATTTCCGTAATGGCATGTGGCTGCTCATGGCAATGTTTGTTATTGCCTTTCTGCTGTCTCTTATCTTAAAAGAAACCTACGGGCGGCAGCACAATATCGTGCCGGCAAAACAATAA
- a CDS encoding insulinase family protein, whose protein sequence is MRFHTKSYTMKLDNVSFRNNKEQKIETFILQNGLKVFYEHVPDVPLVSIQAWVSMGSADETPKLAGISHVIEHMFFKGTIDKRIKEIAKEIESLGGYINAFTSFEETVFYITIRSEYLSNAMNILAQTLLTPAFDDNELIKEKEVILDEIKRGQDDLYQLLFLNLYEASYKSHPYSRPVIGYEHTVKSFTRDTILNYYKKGYIPSNINLVIVGDVPFNQVERLAYNEFSWVKSAGEINRIRPIILRQTNQRILIKNMDTKDTYYAIGAVSKPISHQHAYTLDVLAYILGGNDTSMLPGIVKDESKLVDSINVSSFSNKYTGFFTISGTTEPDKLGAAINKIVNTITEVAKRIPTDEEIKRAKQMLKSMFIYDMETVKQRGMKIGEAIVEMGGLDYIVDYPTKIDKVDAASIAEVVDLYFKPEHLNVVTIVPQKTDLLKSNLRILNKHSVKSGEPHYEIKRSEDTVIAALDSGLRIIVKEKYTIPAVAVSGVFLADSLSEPKDQIGLINVMSMMLRKGTHYRSESDIERESDNISGMFTTLRTKQSFGIIGEFLNTYIPDGLSIFSDMLLNPVFKEEELAKTKKDIISGLKIDKDNIALQARNEFIKLIYKGTRLSIQEKGDEHTLKSIDRKSLITSHENLVAGKNGVIAIAGAVDKFKILKQISSYLSEIKTGKMHIPDTHTVDAVLHKSKTVRYDMEKKQAHIITGVLTMPVNHEDRFPLILLDQILGSQSGRLFLELRDKRGLCYAVNTTGETKYKNKGWFGIHTATSAEKVEASLEVIKEELAKLYDYGVNDDEIEYSKRYVLSDYDNRKQVALTVASMLAYDELFEQGIDYFTEFPSHIKAVTRQDMNNIIKKYFSPDSFTTLVLIPAKK, encoded by the coding sequence ATGCGGTTTCATACAAAATCTTACACAATGAAACTAGATAATGTGTCTTTTAGAAACAATAAAGAACAAAAGATAGAAACCTTTATCTTACAAAATGGATTAAAGGTATTTTATGAACATGTACCTGACGTACCACTTGTATCAATACAGGCATGGGTAAGTATGGGCAGTGCAGATGAAACCCCAAAGCTTGCAGGTATCTCTCATGTTATAGAACATATGTTTTTTAAAGGCACCATTGATAAGAGGATTAAAGAAATAGCAAAAGAAATCGAATCACTCGGCGGTTATATCAATGCATTTACATCTTTTGAAGAAACGGTTTTTTACATCACTATAAGAAGTGAATATCTTTCAAACGCAATGAACATTCTTGCACAAACCCTGTTAACGCCAGCTTTTGATGATAACGAACTTATAAAAGAAAAAGAGGTCATACTTGATGAAATAAAGCGCGGTCAGGATGACCTCTATCAATTATTATTTTTAAACCTTTATGAAGCCAGTTATAAATCACATCCTTACAGCAGGCCTGTTATCGGGTATGAGCATACTGTAAAGTCATTTACAAGAGATACGATTTTAAATTATTACAAAAAAGGGTACATACCATCCAATATTAACCTTGTTATAGTGGGAGATGTTCCTTTTAATCAGGTTGAACGGCTTGCCTATAATGAATTTTCATGGGTAAAAAGCGCAGGCGAGATAAACAGAATAAGGCCCATTATTTTAAGGCAGACAAACCAGCGTATACTTATCAAAAATATGGATACAAAGGACACATACTATGCTATTGGTGCTGTTTCAAAACCGATATCCCATCAGCATGCTTATACACTGGATGTATTGGCATACATACTTGGAGGTAATGATACCTCAATGCTGCCTGGCATTGTTAAGGATGAAAGCAAGCTTGTTGATAGTATAAATGTGTCAAGCTTCTCAAACAAGTATACAGGATTTTTTACAATAAGCGGTACCACAGAACCGGATAAACTTGGGGCTGCTATAAATAAAATCGTAAACACCATCACAGAAGTTGCAAAACGCATACCAACAGATGAAGAAATCAAAAGAGCAAAACAGATGTTAAAAAGCATGTTCATATATGATATGGAAACGGTTAAACAACGGGGCATGAAAATCGGTGAAGCTATTGTAGAGATGGGGGGGCTTGATTATATTGTTGATTATCCCACGAAAATTGATAAAGTCGATGCCGCGAGTATTGCCGAGGTTGTTGATTTATATTTTAAGCCGGAACATCTTAATGTTGTAACGATTGTTCCACAAAAAACTGATCTGTTAAAATCAAATCTGAGGATTTTAAATAAACATAGTGTTAAATCAGGAGAACCTCATTATGAGATAAAGCGTTCTGAAGATACCGTTATAGCTGCATTGGATAGCGGACTCAGGATAATTGTAAAAGAAAAGTATACAATACCCGCAGTTGCAGTATCGGGTGTATTCTTGGCAGACAGCTTATCAGAACCAAAGGATCAGATAGGTCTTATTAATGTTATGTCAATGATGCTTAGGAAGGGCACGCATTACAGAAGTGAAAGTGATATAGAAAGGGAGAGCGACAATATATCGGGCATGTTTACGACATTACGGACAAAACAATCGTTCGGCATAATCGGTGAATTTCTGAACACCTATATCCCGGATGGGTTAAGCATATTTTCGGACATGCTCTTGAACCCTGTTTTTAAAGAGGAAGAGCTGGCGAAGACAAAAAAAGATATAATATCGGGTTTAAAAATAGATAAAGATAATATAGCCCTTCAGGCGAGAAATGAATTTATAAAACTTATATATAAAGGCACTCGTTTAAGTATCCAGGAAAAGGGTGATGAGCATACACTCAAGTCTATCGATAGGAAGTCTTTGATTACCAGCCATGAGAACCTGGTAGCCGGTAAAAACGGTGTTATTGCAATTGCCGGTGCGGTTGATAAATTTAAAATTCTTAAACAGATTAGCAGCTATCTATCAGAAATCAAGACCGGCAAGATGCATATTCCAGATACCCATACAGTGGATGCGGTTCTTCATAAGTCCAAAACCGTTAGATATGATATGGAAAAAAAACAGGCACACATAATAACCGGTGTACTTACCATGCCCGTTAATCACGAGGATAGATTCCCGTTGATACTGCTTGATCAGATACTGGGTAGCCAGAGTGGAAGGCTTTTTTTGGAATTAAGGGATAAACGTGGATTGTGTTATGCGGTCAACACAACAGGAGAAACGAAATATAAAAACAAAGGCTGGTTTGGTATTCATACAGCTACATCCGCAGAAAAAGTAGAGGCATCATTGGAAGTGATCAAAGAAGAGCTCGCAAAGCTGTATGATTATGGGGTTAATGATGATGAAATAGAATATAGTAAAAGGTATGTACTCTCTGACTATGATAATCGTAAGCAGGTTGCTCTAACAGTAGCAAGCATGCTTGCTTATGATGAGCTGTTCGAACAGGGTATTGATTATTTTACGGAATTCCCTTCTCATATAAAAGCTGTAACAAGACAGGATATGAATAATATAATAAAAAAGTATTTTTCACCCGATAGTTTTACTACACTTGTACTCATCCCGGCAAAAAAATAA
- a CDS encoding ABC transporter ATP-binding protein: MHIDKGEMIGVIGPNGSGKTTLLRLIAGIIKPKTGNIKIGNKALNEIPIKKLACIRAYVPESIDMPFDYLVHEMVRLGRYPHLNIFSHTSDLDEKAILDAIELTDIKILYHRRFFTLSMGEKQRVMLAMAIAQQPEFLLLDEPISHLDIGHQLSFMSTLKKLNKNGITIISAMHELNIAAAFFDRLCLMDNGNVIMIQKPKHPDLINGIKTVFKLSDDRFIG; encoded by the coding sequence ATGCATATTGATAAGGGAGAGATGATAGGTGTCATTGGACCTAACGGCTCCGGTAAAACGACATTACTCAGGCTTATTGCCGGTATTATAAAACCCAAAACGGGTAATATAAAGATTGGAAATAAAGCGTTGAACGAGATACCAATAAAAAAGCTTGCCTGTATACGTGCGTACGTACCGGAATCTATAGATATGCCGTTCGACTATCTTGTTCACGAGATGGTCAGACTCGGAAGGTATCCTCATTTGAACATATTTTCGCATACATCGGATTTGGATGAAAAGGCTATATTAGATGCAATAGAGCTAACCGATATAAAAATATTATATCATAGAAGGTTTTTTACACTCTCAATGGGAGAAAAACAAAGGGTAATGCTCGCAATGGCGATTGCTCAACAGCCCGAGTTTCTGTTGCTTGATGAGCCGATATCGCATCTTGACATAGGACATCAGCTGAGCTTTATGTCTACATTAAAAAAACTTAACAAGAATGGTATAACAATTATTTCTGCAATGCATGAACTAAACATAGCGGCGGCATTCTTTGACAGGTTATGCCTTATGGATAACGGAAATGTTATAATGATACAAAAGCCAAAGCATCCGGATCTCATTAATGGAATAAAAACCGTTTTTAAGCTATCGGACGATAGATTTATAGGCTGA
- a CDS encoding iron ABC transporter permease → MDHSIKKSKNSTGQTFIWVLIILCLVITFIFAVVIGPVNIPFSDVVKAIFHHSTNVDSTIILSLRLPRAIAGVIVGGALGISGVIFQGILRNPLADPYILGISSGAALGATIAQTLLFTYVPVSISAFVGAMCAMLLVYGLSRSSGSSMPLYLVLAGFAISALLGSIMAFVIIVSNSLQIKIYSIMLWLMGGLRETTWHELMFISVVFAVLVFLAVGITDKLDILALGDEKALSLGMHVEYTRIGAMAIGAILTGIAVYLSGLVGFVGLVIPHITRLLIGPSHKRLIIMSFLIGAVFLLLSDLIARIILKPVDVPVGIITSLIGAPFFLFLLLKAKKGYRF, encoded by the coding sequence ATGGATCATTCTATAAAAAAAAGCAAAAATAGTACAGGACAAACATTTATATGGGTATTAATTATTCTATGCCTTGTTATAACATTTATATTTGCCGTAGTTATAGGGCCTGTTAACATCCCGTTCTCTGATGTGGTTAAAGCGATTTTTCATCATTCCACAAATGTGGACAGCACCATTATATTATCTTTGCGGTTACCCAGGGCCATTGCAGGTGTTATTGTGGGCGGTGCACTGGGAATAAGCGGTGTGATTTTTCAAGGCATACTCCGCAATCCTCTTGCGGATCCGTACATACTTGGCATCTCTTCGGGTGCTGCACTCGGGGCCACAATTGCACAAACACTCCTATTTACTTATGTACCTGTTTCAATCTCTGCATTTGTCGGTGCAATGTGTGCAATGCTGCTTGTATACGGTTTATCGCGTTCTTCAGGCTCTTCGATGCCTCTATATCTGGTGCTTGCAGGATTTGCTATAAGCGCTCTACTCGGTTCTATAATGGCATTTGTCATAATAGTGAGTAACTCACTTCAAATAAAGATCTACTCAATAATGCTTTGGCTTATGGGTGGGCTAAGGGAAACAACATGGCACGAGCTTATGTTTATCAGTGTGGTGTTTGCAGTGCTTGTATTCCTTGCTGTAGGTATAACAGATAAGCTTGATATCCTGGCACTCGGGGATGAAAAGGCATTAAGCCTTGGTATGCATGTTGAATATACGAGGATAGGTGCAATGGCTATTGGCGCAATTCTTACCGGTATAGCCGTGTATCTTAGCGGACTTGTAGGTTTTGTAGGACTTGTGATTCCGCATATAACAAGATTATTAATAGGTCCTTCGCATAAGAGGCTTATAATAATGAGCTTTCTTATTGGTGCCGTATTTCTGCTTTTATCAGATCTAATCGCAAGGATCATTTTAAAACCCGTTGATGTACCCGTTGGAATCATAACATCATTGATAGGGGCGCCATTTTTTCTATTTCTGCTTTTAAAGGCAAAAAAGGGTTACAGGTTCTAA
- a CDS encoding MFS transporter → MNIKRWYKWVSTWYIVYALLGIVSLGLVPILLPLAVSSKGAGNVGIIMAGFYLGGISASIAGYLCDKYRLHKTIIMGGLFLLGISLGIFRFSHSLIWMLFLSILMGIGISGVSTVANLLIVEKYPETEWDDRIGWLQSFYGIGQVMGLVLVILFTKDILAGFFVSSMLAIMGIMVSFFTIHTPDEPISSIKQVKIKEIKHGEWSVSGPNKAHHSINIRVLKSMKNMFKTEFGIFMIAWLLVYTGAAGVFSLYPVLYKTFYHVPPGLSSAAFAAAVATGLFLYAPSGMLSNRMGAKKVFGFSIGIRIIAFLFMAILPFIPSLNPGIPSLLLFGIIVLAWSPLSVSSLAYTASISTIGEGEAMGIYNTVSNLAGVIGSLAGGLLASFFGYGAVPLLAAVLLSVGLLVLSAAKKAAIVK, encoded by the coding sequence ATGAATATAAAGAGATGGTATAAATGGGTATCCACATGGTACATTGTTTATGCCTTGCTTGGGATTGTAAGTCTTGGATTGGTACCCATTTTATTACCTCTTGCCGTTAGTTCAAAAGGAGCCGGCAATGTGGGTATAATTATGGCCGGTTTTTATCTTGGGGGTATATCAGCGTCTATCGCCGGTTATCTATGCGATAAGTATAGGTTACATAAAACGATTATAATGGGCGGGCTGTTTTTGCTCGGCATATCTCTTGGTATCTTCAGATTTTCTCATTCGTTAATATGGATGTTATTCCTGTCAATACTCATGGGTATAGGGATTTCAGGGGTTTCTACGGTAGCTAATTTGTTGATCGTTGAAAAGTATCCTGAAACAGAATGGGATGACCGCATTGGATGGCTGCAGTCATTTTATGGCATTGGACAGGTAATGGGTCTTGTTCTTGTCATACTTTTTACAAAGGATATCTTGGCCGGGTTTTTTGTATCGTCCATGTTGGCGATTATGGGTATTATGGTATCCTTTTTCACAATCCACACCCCGGATGAACCGATATCAAGTATAAAACAGGTAAAGATAAAAGAGATAAAACATGGAGAATGGAGCGTAAGTGGACCTAACAAGGCACATCATAGTATCAATATAAGGGTTTTAAAGAGTATGAAGAATATGTTTAAAACAGAATTCGGCATTTTTATGATTGCATGGTTACTGGTTTACACAGGGGCTGCAGGTGTTTTTTCTTTATACCCTGTATTGTACAAAACTTTTTATCATGTTCCACCAGGGCTGTCTTCCGCTGCATTCGCTGCAGCAGTGGCAACGGGCTTATTCTTATATGCACCTTCCGGAATGCTTTCAAACCGTATGGGTGCGAAAAAGGTATTTGGCTTTTCTATAGGTATAAGGATTATAGCGTTTCTCTTTATGGCGATACTGCCTTTTATACCTTCGCTGAACCCGGGAATACCTTCTCTACTGCTATTCGGTATTATTGTACTTGCATGGTCGCCGTTAAGCGTGAGCAGTCTGGCTTATACAGCCTCTATAAGTACTATAGGCGAAGGTGAGGCAATGGGTATTTATAACACCGTAAGTAACCTGGCAGGTGTCATTGGTTCATTAGCAGGAGGGTTGCTTGCATCATTTTTTGGTTACGGAGCAGTTCCTCTGTTAGCAGCCGTTCTATTGAGCGTAGGATTATTGGTCTTAAGTGCCGCTAAAAAAGCGGCTATTGTAAAATAA